In the Acanthopagrus latus isolate v.2019 chromosome 23, fAcaLat1.1, whole genome shotgun sequence genome, one interval contains:
- the polr3k gene encoding DNA-directed RNA polymerase III subunit RPC10: MLLFCPTCGNVLIVEEGQKCMRFACNTCPYVHNITRKVNNRKYPKLKEVDDVLGGAAAWENVDSTAEKCPKCEHSRAYFMQIQTRSADEPMTTFYKCCNAQCGHRWRD, from the exons ATGCTTCTGTTCTGTCCAACCTGcggaaatgttttaattgtcGAGGAGGGACAGAAGTGTATGAGATTCGCCTGCAACACCTGTCCGTATGTACACAACATCACAAGAAAG gtAAATAACAGGAAGTATCCCAAGTTAAAGGAGGTGGATGATGTGCTCGGTGGCGCAGCAGCCTGGGAAAACGTGGACTCCACTGCTG AAAAATGTCCCAAGTGCGAGCACTCCCGGGCGTATTTCATGCAGATTCAGACCAGATCAGCTGATGAGCCGATGACGACTTTCTACAAATGCTGCAATGCCCAGTGTGGACACCGATGGAGAGACTGA
- the cdip1 gene encoding cell death-inducing p53-target protein 1 isoform X1: MLTLISRSELLTSNSFSCTAGRLRSSQNQSKSPQGSCEGSSASNPLLLYRHPASMSSDPPPPYPGGPSAPLIEEKNGQPVRTAPVQGQPLPPDYGPPPYEAPQPGFLPPHVPGEGPMPMPMPPPPPGGHFHPPPGHFPHAMPGQMGPGPSHFVHMGGHTATVLAPPGAATTVTVLQGEMFQTSPVQTVCPHCQQAIITRISHDVGLMNTLFCLFCFFVGCDLGCCLIPCLIDDLKDVTHTCPYCKGYIYTYKRIC; this comes from the exons ATGTTGACTCTCATCAGCAGGTCGGAGCTGCTAACGTCAAACAGCTTCAGTTGCACCGCGGGCAGGCTGCGATCCTCACAAAACCAG AGTAAAAGTCCACAGGGGAGTTGTGAGGGGAGCTCCGCGTCCAACCCCCTTCTCCTATACAGACATCCGGCCAGTATGTCCAGTGACCCTCCTCCTCCGTACCCTGGAGGTCCCAGCGCCCCCCTCATCGAGGAGAAGAATGGACAACCAG TAAGAACTGCTCCAGTGCAGGGACAGCCCTTGCCTCCTGACTACGGCCCTCCACCTTATGAGGCCCCACAGCCAGGCTTCCTTCCCCCACATGTCCCTGGAGAAGGACCCATGCCTATGCCAatgcctccacctccaccag GTGGCCACTTCCACCCTCCACCCGGTCACTTCCCCCATGCGATGCCAGGACAGATGGGTCCTGGTCCCAGTCACTTTGTCCACATGGGAGGTCACACAGCGACCGTCCTCGCTCCTCCAGGAGCAGCAACCACTGTGACCGTACTGCAGGGGGAAATGTTCCAGACCTCGCCGGTGCAGACTGTGTGTCCGCACTGTCAGCAGGCAATCATCACCCGCATCTCCCACGATGTCGGGCTCATGAACACACTCTTCTGcctcttctgcttctttgtAGG GTGTGATCTCGGCTGCTGCTTGATTCCCTGCCTGATTGATGACCTCAAGGATGTGACACACACCTGCCCTTACTGTAAGGGCTACATTTACACATACAAGCGTATATGCTAA
- the cdip1 gene encoding cell death-inducing p53-target protein 1 isoform X2 translates to MSSDPPPPYPGGPSAPLIEEKNGQPVRTAPVQGQPLPPDYGPPPYEAPQPGFLPPHVPGEGPMPMPMPPPPPGGHFHPPPGHFPHAMPGQMGPGPSHFVHMGGHTATVLAPPGAATTVTVLQGEMFQTSPVQTVCPHCQQAIITRISHDVGLMNTLFCLFCFFVGCDLGCCLIPCLIDDLKDVTHTCPYCKGYIYTYKRIC, encoded by the exons ATGTCCAGTGACCCTCCTCCTCCGTACCCTGGAGGTCCCAGCGCCCCCCTCATCGAGGAGAAGAATGGACAACCAG TAAGAACTGCTCCAGTGCAGGGACAGCCCTTGCCTCCTGACTACGGCCCTCCACCTTATGAGGCCCCACAGCCAGGCTTCCTTCCCCCACATGTCCCTGGAGAAGGACCCATGCCTATGCCAatgcctccacctccaccag GTGGCCACTTCCACCCTCCACCCGGTCACTTCCCCCATGCGATGCCAGGACAGATGGGTCCTGGTCCCAGTCACTTTGTCCACATGGGAGGTCACACAGCGACCGTCCTCGCTCCTCCAGGAGCAGCAACCACTGTGACCGTACTGCAGGGGGAAATGTTCCAGACCTCGCCGGTGCAGACTGTGTGTCCGCACTGTCAGCAGGCAATCATCACCCGCATCTCCCACGATGTCGGGCTCATGAACACACTCTTCTGcctcttctgcttctttgtAGG GTGTGATCTCGGCTGCTGCTTGATTCCCTGCCTGATTGATGACCTCAAGGATGTGACACACACCTGCCCTTACTGTAAGGGCTACATTTACACATACAAGCGTATATGCTAA
- the snrnp25 gene encoding U11/U12 small nuclear ribonucleoprotein 25 kDa protein, whose product MEEQSVDTVEGGGGGGQCIKEEEEDNENLTEMAAPDAEEDEDEDEETLPHSEILDIFEEGLARLVQDPLLCDLPIQVTLEEVNSQIALEYGQAMTVKVLKADGEIMPIVVVQNATVLDLKKAICRFMELKQQREGGVKHISWRYVWRTYHLVFQGEKLEDDKMRLKDYGIRNRDEVTFMKRLRKK is encoded by the exons ATGGAGGAGCAAAGTGTGGATACTgttgaaggaggaggaggaggaggacagtgtatcaaggaagaagaggaggacaacGAGAACCTGACGGAGATGGCAGCTCCAGAcgcagaggaggatgaagatgaagatgaagagactCTTCCTCACTCAGAGATCCTGGATATTTTCGAGGAGGGACTTGCTCGACTTGTGCAGGACCCTTTACTCTGTGATCTGCCAATCCAG GTAACTTTGGAGGAGGTAAATTCTCAGATTGCTTTGGAGTACGGCCAGGCGATGACTGTGAAGGTTTTAAAGGCAGATGGTGAAATAATGC CCATAGTGGTGGTGCAAAATGCCACAGTCCTCGACCTGAAGAAGGCCATTTGCAGATTCatggagctgaaacaacaaCGTGAAGGCGGAGTGAAACACATCAGCTg GAGATACGTTTGGAGAACTTATCATTTAGTATTTCAAGGGGAAAAGCTTGAAGATGACAAGATGAGGCTGAAAGA CTACGGGATCAGGAACAGAGATGAAGTGACGTTCATGAAGAGACTCaggaaaaagtga
- the LOC119014649 gene encoding cell death-inducing p53-target protein 1-like produces the protein MTSSDSELREIVKELKHLSFKRQQLLERRKIQCIFQELRIRAESGQTDEVPSNQPEIDNIDQQLKGLIERKDKLQQSYQNILSAKDKKDKNGVGLTSNERIVSGPVPGSNIFFVDAPPTFPAPTVILDLEKLPAAPSRTQCPECQEFIVTETFTSVSSVTWMVCLMTALIGCVAGCCFIPFCVDRFKSTTHRCPKCRTSICTVKTL, from the exons ATGACTTCTTCAGACAGTGAGCTGAGGGAAATAGTGAAAGAGCTGAAACATCTTTCGTTCAAGAGACAACAACTTCTGGAAAGGAGAAAAATCCAGTGCATATTTCAAGAATTAAGGATACGCGCTGAATCTGGACAAACAG ATGAAGTTCCCTCGAATCAGCCTGAGATTGACAatattgatcagcaactgaaaggACTGATTGAAAGGAAAGATAAACTCCAACAAAGTTACCAGAACATCCTTTCTGCCAAAGATAAGAAGGACAAGAATG GGGTTGGTTTAACTTCCAATGAGAGGATTGTGTCTGGTCCTGTTCCTGgttcaaatattttctttgttgatgCTCCACCTACTTTCCCTG CTCCTACAGTGATTCTGGACTTGGAAAAACTCCCCGCGGCTCCAAGCAGGACGCAGTGTCCAGAGTGTCAGGAGTTCATCGTGACAGAGACTTTTACCTCCGTCAGCAGTGTGACCTGGATGGTGTGTTTAATGACAGCTCTGATCGG CTGCGTCGCTGGTTGTTGCTTCATTCCCTTCTGCGTTGATAGGTTCAAGTCTACCACACACAGATGTCCTAAGTGTCGAACATCAATCTGCACCGTTAAAACCCTCTGA